The Microbulbifer hydrolyticus genome has a segment encoding these proteins:
- the serB gene encoding phosphoserine phosphatase SerB has protein sequence MDAVTYSSLAALSQQVFPVSHTDNMPDSPAAVTAPWCLTLLAECVQEAQLRQLKAFLDNRGWPVRGLDILACRPDCSALRLQLDGELDFHDARLALLELAGELGVELTLQPGGTQRTPRLACFDMDSTLIQAEVIDELAKIAGVGDQVAEITLAAMRGELDFQQSFRKRMGLLKGFTETSLAEIAPQLPVMPGAPRLLRALRALGCKTAILSGGFTYFANYLKDNHLAVDVIHANQLEFDGGALTGGVIDPIVDGARKASLLQEIAEEMHLSLEQVIAVGDGANDLPMLSLGALGIAFHAKPKVRAEAPQAIDGFGLDAALYLFGLNDRQIGKLLGE, from the coding sequence ATGGACGCAGTTACCTACTCCTCCCTCGCCGCCCTCAGCCAGCAGGTTTTCCCGGTCTCCCATACGGACAACATGCCCGATTCGCCCGCTGCGGTGACCGCGCCCTGGTGTCTGACCCTGCTCGCCGAATGTGTGCAGGAAGCCCAGCTCAGACAGCTGAAAGCGTTTCTGGATAACCGTGGCTGGCCGGTGCGTGGGCTGGATATTCTCGCCTGCCGCCCCGACTGCAGCGCGCTCCGCCTGCAACTGGACGGTGAGCTGGATTTCCACGATGCACGGCTGGCGCTGCTGGAGCTGGCCGGGGAGCTCGGCGTAGAGCTGACGCTGCAGCCCGGCGGTACCCAGCGCACGCCGCGCCTTGCCTGCTTTGATATGGATTCCACCCTGATCCAGGCGGAGGTTATCGACGAGTTGGCCAAGATTGCCGGCGTCGGCGATCAGGTGGCTGAGATCACCCTCGCTGCCATGCGTGGGGAGCTGGATTTCCAGCAGAGCTTCCGCAAGCGGATGGGGCTGCTGAAAGGCTTTACCGAGACTAGTCTCGCCGAAATCGCCCCGCAATTACCGGTTATGCCCGGTGCCCCGCGCCTGCTGCGCGCGCTGCGCGCGCTCGGTTGTAAAACCGCGATTCTCTCGGGCGGCTTTACCTATTTCGCCAATTACCTGAAAGACAATCACCTGGCGGTGGATGTGATCCATGCCAACCAGCTGGAGTTTGATGGCGGCGCGCTGACCGGCGGCGTGATCGATCCCATTGTGGATGGTGCGCGCAAGGCGTCTCTGCTGCAGGAAATTGCGGAGGAGATGCACCTGTCGCTGGAGCAGGTGATTGCGGTGGGTGATGGCGCCAACGACCTGCCCATGCTGTCTCTGGGTGCGCTGGGTATCGCGTTCCACGCGAAACCCAAAGTGCGCGCGGAGGCTCCACAGGCAATTGATGGGTTTGGGCTGGATGCGGCACTGTACCTGTTTGGCCTGAATGACCGGCAGATAGGCAAATTGCTGGGAGAATAA
- a CDS encoding 3-hydroxybutyrate dehydrogenase, with protein sequence MQQNQSHSVLITGSTSGIGLAIAHCFARAGHHVMLHGLASDETAQALRAEFAGYSGNQGFSAADISTEAGCAQLVADTREAIGNPSILINNAGIQHTAPAHEFPAEKWQQILAINLSAGFFLSRDLLPAMRSNGWGRIINIASVHGLVASEHKSAYCAAKHGLVGLTKVLALENADRNITANAICPGWVETPLIQPQIENIAREQQVDLDTARAELVGAKQPMARATNPSAIGELALYLCGEFANTITGAALPVDGGWSAQ encoded by the coding sequence GTGCAGCAGAACCAATCACACTCCGTCCTGATCACTGGTTCCACCAGTGGAATCGGACTCGCCATTGCCCACTGTTTCGCACGTGCCGGCCACCATGTGATGTTGCATGGCCTTGCCAGCGATGAAACCGCACAGGCACTGCGCGCCGAGTTTGCCGGCTATTCCGGCAACCAGGGATTCAGCGCGGCGGACATCTCCACCGAGGCCGGCTGCGCCCAGCTGGTGGCAGACACCCGCGAAGCCATCGGCAACCCCTCGATTCTGATCAATAATGCCGGTATCCAGCACACTGCACCCGCGCACGAATTTCCCGCCGAAAAATGGCAGCAGATTCTGGCCATCAACCTCAGTGCCGGTTTTTTTCTCAGCCGTGACCTCCTGCCGGCAATGCGCAGCAATGGCTGGGGCCGCATCATCAATATCGCCTCGGTACACGGCCTGGTAGCGTCCGAACACAAATCCGCCTACTGTGCCGCCAAGCACGGCCTGGTAGGGCTGACCAAAGTACTTGCCCTGGAAAACGCCGACCGCAACATCACCGCCAATGCCATCTGCCCCGGCTGGGTGGAGACACCGCTGATCCAGCCGCAGATCGAAAATATCGCGAGGGAGCAGCAGGTGGACCTGGACACCGCACGCGCAGAACTGGTCGGTGCCAAACAGCCAATGGCACGGGCTACCAACCCCAGTGCCATCGGTGAACTGGCGCTATACCTGTGTGGAGAATTCGCCAACACCATTACCGGTGCGGCCTTACCGGTGGACGGTGGATGGAGCGCACAGTAG